A single window of Liolophura sinensis isolate JHLJ2023 chromosome 6, CUHK_Ljap_v2, whole genome shotgun sequence DNA harbors:
- the LOC135466587 gene encoding sushi, von Willebrand factor type A, EGF and pentraxin domain-containing protein 1-like: MDLSNVMSVLLSFELGLLLFTQVIGRLDAVCTLPNILHGKVLGQTPVHVEDEREIVCDSGYKLSGSPYITCKSDGSWAATYGSPSIPECIELESSFKCSLPDIPHGKAFNPDRESLPVGVRWTEAEVVCDTGFKLKGTQFIVCKDGTWSAAYGSNDDFPMCVRKTCLRVSHIENAEVEYRDLKAEIRCNPGYRMTMNSPAILTCSNGQWLGPVPSCVLLKPCPQPPQIPFANVQYYKANPVDGSKVTYHCHSGYTMDNQGLAELTCVNGEWPGKLPTCTITIQCEQPESIPNGHWSRVGGDELYVYEVNSKVQYECNEGFRVLGQSLMWCKEDKTWSHIPPQCIAQTDESMYCSSPPDLPDGQCTCEGHDQNYCEPFTPGMRWLCHCGEGYALEGAEALTCTSSGHWNHDMPNCIPVSNQISAGSDLTTPDSSHISTLAIVVATACSVLGVLLLVMVAVIFRRHKPRPRLYHTTPAPPPYTRVHSNSVDEHDRVALIAYAEGRQVALPSYDEATRGNQRGQASPGYGTTVGVVSEVGSHGQQYRPLPPVPSALRGNHQPNPPANTDHSNRHSTATTSTVHNRDGFPEVFGSLDTVNVSISDASTAGTMETVDSGASNPSLASRRANAGSLGSSNGSLANDDAPLLETSHDGRIMSTSSEPLPEEDKEE; the protein is encoded by the exons ATGGATTTATCAAATGTTATGTCAGTTTTGCTGAGCTTTGAGCTAGGATTGCTTCTCTTCACTCAAG TGATTGGACGGCTGGATGCCGTTTGCACACTGCCAAACATTCTCCATGGAAAGGTGCTTGGTCAGACTCCAGTACATGTTGAAGACGAGAGAGAGATAGTCTGTGACAGTGGCTACAAGCTGTCAGGCAGTCCATACATTACCTGTAAATCTGATGGTTCATGGGCAGCAACGTATGGCAGTCCCAGCATTCCAGAGTGTATAG AGTTGGAGAGCAGTTTCAAATGTTCCCTGCCAGATATTCCTCATGGCAAAGCATTCAACCCTGACCGTGAATCATTACCTGTGGGTGTGAGATGGACAGAAGCAGAGGTAGTCTGTGACACTGGATTTAAACTCAAGGGGACTCAGTTTATTGTATGTAAGGATGGAACCTGGTCTGCAGCTTATGGCTCCAATGATGACTTCCCCATGTGTGTCC GTAAGACATGTCTGCGAGTGTCTCACATAGAGAATGCTGAAGTGGAGTACAGGGACCTGAAGGCAGAGATCCGCTGTAACCCAGGCTATCGTATGACCATGAATTCCCCAGCCATTCTCACCTGCTCCAATGGCCAGTGGTTAGGGCCAGTCCCTAGCTGTG TCTTGTTAAAACCCTGCCCTCAGCCTCCGCAGATTCCATTTGCCAATGTTCAGTATTACAAGGCTAACCCTGTGGACGGATCAAAGGTCACATATCACTGTCATAGCGGGTACACCATGGATAACCAGGGCCTAGCAGAACTCACCTGTGTCAATGGAGAGTGGCCTGGCAAACTGCCCACCTGTA CCATCACAATACAGTGTGAGCAGCCCGAATCCATCCCCAATGGTCACTGGTCCCGGGTGGGTGGGGATGAgctgtacgtgtatgaagtcaaCTCTAAGGTGCAGTACGAGTGTAATGAAGGGTTTCGTGTGCTAGGACAGAGTCTGATGTGGTGTAAAGAAGACAAGACCTGGTCTCACATACCTCCCCAGTGTATAGCCCAGACAG ATGAGTCTATGTACTGCTCCTCACCCCCTGACTTGCCTGACGGGCAGTGTACATGTGAGGGTCATGACCAGAACTACTGCGAGCCCTTCACTCCCGGGATGCGTTGGCTGTGTCACTGTGGTGAGGGCTACGCTCTGGAGGGTGCTGAAGCCCTCACCTGTACCTCCAGTGGTCATTGGAACCATGACATGCCAAACTGCATACCAG TGTCTAACCAGATCAGTGCTGGATCAGACCTCACCACCCCTGACAGCTCTCATATCAGTACCCTGGCCATTGTGGTTGCTACGGCCTGCAGTGTTCTGGGCGTCCTACTGCTTGTTATGGTGGCCGTAATATTCCGTCGTCACAAGCCACGCCCTCGTCTGTACCACACCACTCCTGCCCCACCCCCTTATACCCGTGTACACAGCAACTCTGTGGATGAGCATGACCGTGTGGCGCTAATAGCCTATGCGGAAGGGCGCCAAGTCGCCCTGCCTTCTTACGATGAAGCAACACGAGGTAACCAGCGTGGGCAGGCCTCTCCCGGTTATGGCACCACAGTTGGTGTGGTCAGTGAGGTAGGATCACATGGCCAGCAGTACAGGCCACTGCCCCCTGTACCCTCCGCCCTGCGGGGCAACCACCAACCTAACCCTCCTGCTAACACAGACCACAGTAACAGGCACTCAACGGCCACAACCAGCACAGTGCACAACAGGGATGGCTTCCCTGAGGTGTTTGGTTCTCTCGACACTGTCAACGTTAGTATTAGTGATGCCTCCACAGCAGGTACTATGGAAACAGTGGACAGTGGGGCTTCTAACCCATCTCTGGCTTCACGGCGAGCGAATGCTGGCAGCCTGGGATCTTCCAACGGTAGCCTGGCCAATGATG ATGCCCCCTTGCTAGAGACCAGTCATGATGGTCGTATCATGAGTACTAGCTCAGAGCCACTCCCAGAGGAAGATAAAGAAGAGTGA
- the LOC135466588 gene encoding beta-1,4-glucuronyltransferase 1-like — protein sequence MLRCRFHGVSLVRIIVILVVLLILLQLLHMSLLSRLEAKGTVYKHERLVGQRFHQETRTRNAWIRMRKKLEDTHVLDHSGEYQVLDNFLKAGDTDDTNIVSDVRDKLQYFNVDTNGFDVSVVTQSSSQNLHHLSELARVWQGPVSVSVFTFGQDISNCLLTMAYLHLCDEHVKKYVTFHLVYPLSYPPKNFNFSHLSSQGLCEHDVASIPSVTEKNYAISGLKYPHNLLRNLANKYTLTSYVLMLDIDILPSGSLRKDFYNFIQKFTASNDSESEPTAFVLPVFEVEAKASVPHTKSELLSAWRGKTARPFYSEVCWKCQRHTNYERWKSDASAGDSPLQVSYYVYWKDPWEPFYITKRNLPPYDERFKQYGFNRISQVCELHTAGYVFAVLNNAFLIHRGFKSPETFHPTKDKEQAQNRVLFRQFKEELKTKYPDSDRRC from the exons ATGCTGCGTTGTCGCTTTCACGGCGTGAGCCTGGTGCGCATCATCGTCATTCTTGTGGTGCTGTTGATATTACTACAGCTGCTGCATATGTCCCTGTTGTCCAGGTTAGAGGCCAAAGGAACTGTTTATAAACATGAAAGACTAGTGGGACAGAGGTTTCATCAAGAAACACGAACCAGAAACGCCTGGATTCGCATGAGGAAAAAACTAGAGGATACCCATGTTTTAGACCATAGCGGCGAATACCAAGTCTTGGACAACTTTTTAAAGGCAGGAGATACAGACGATACCAATATAGTGAGTGACGTACGAGATAAACTGCAATATTTTAATGTAGATACTAACGGGTTTGACGTGTCCGTGGTGACGCAGTCGTCTAGTCAAAACCTTCATCACCTTAGCGAATTGGCACGGGTATGGCAAGGCCCCGTCTCCGTGTCTGTGTTTACTTTTGGACAAGACATATCCAACTGTTTACTAACAATGGCTTACCTTCATCTGTGTGatgaacatgttaaaaaatatgtcacatttCATCTGGTATATCCATTGAGTTATCCGCCTAAAAACTTTAACTTCTCTCACTTATCATCGCAAGGTTTGTGCGAGCATGATGTGGCGAGCATTCCATCAGTGACGGAGAAAAACTATGCCATAAGTGGTCTAAAATACCCTCATAATTTATTGCGAAACTTAGCCAATAAATACACACTAACATCTTACGTGCTAATGCTGGACATTGACATACTGCCCAGCGGTTCATTACGGAAggatttttataattttatacaaAAGTTTACAGCCTCCAATGACTCTGAGAGTGAGCCCACGGCGTTCGTTTTGCCCGTGTTCGAAGTGGAAGCAAAAGCGTCAGTTCCCCACACGAAGTCGGAGCTTCTGAGCGCGTGGCGAGGTAAGACAGCGCGACCGTTCTATTCTGAGGTGTGCTGGAAATGTCAGCGTCACACGAACTACGAACGCTGGAAAAGCGACGCTTCCGCGGGGGATTCCCCTTTGCAGGTGTCATATTACGTGTATTGGAAGGATCCTTGGGAGCCGTTTTACATCACGAAGCGAAATTTACCACCTTACGACGAGAGATTTAAACAGTACGGTTTTAACAGAATCAGTCAG GTTTGCGAACTCCACACTGCAGGTTATGTTTTCGCCGTCTTGAACAATGCCTTTCTGATTCACCGAGGATTCAAATCTCCAGAGACTTTCCATCCAACCAAAGATAAAGAGCAGGCGCAAAACAGAGTATTGTTTCGTCAGTTTAAAGAAGAACTGAAGACAAAATACCCGGACTCTGATAGACGATGCTAG